In Pelodictyon luteolum DSM 273, the genomic stretch TCATCTTCGGACTCATCGTGCCGCTCGCGATTGAAACCTACGGGATCTTCTTTGCCAAGCACACAAAGAAATCGGGGCACCTCCTGGTTATTGCCAGCGTCATGGTGCTCCTCGGCGGCTACCTCCTCCGCTACTACGTCCTCAAGGCCGGCCTCTTCCAGTTCCCCTGGTAAGCCGCATTGAAGGAACCGCAACCATCAACCAGAAAGCCCGTCATGCAGCATCCAACTGCATGACGGGCTTTTATGATACAACGTTTATGAACAATGCAGGCGATCCACGAGATCCACGCCAACAGGCCCTCACCTACCGCTTTTTCAGCCGCTCGTTCGCCTATCCGAACGAGGCCTTCATCAAGGAGCTCAAAACATCTCTGGAAGAACTGAAGGACGCCCCCGATGTGTTCGGCGAAATGCTCGCAGCGTTTGCATGTGAAGGAATCGAAGCGATGCAGGGAGAGTACACCCGCCTGTTCCTGAACGGCTACCCCACCACGCCCTGCGTCCCCTATGAATCGGTCTATCGCGAGAAACGAATGCTCGGAGATGCCTCGATCGGTGTACAGGCCGCATACAGTGAGTGGGAGATGACTGTGGCGCCGGGCCTCATCGACCACATCGCCACCGAGTTCGAGTTTCTCGCTTTCCTCTCCTCAGCAGAGTCCATGGGCGGCACCCTCGCAGAAGATGCCCGTAAAGCCTCGGAAACGTTCATGAAGGAGCACCTCTGCCGCTGGATGCCGCGCCTTGCGGCAGATCTCGACAAGGCCGCCACCATGGAACCCTACCGCCTGCTGGCCAGAGCTCTACAGACCATCCGCTGCCCCGCCTGACGGATCCCACTCTGCACGCTTCTCCTTATGAGGTCTTCTCGTGGTGGACGGCCTTGAGGATCTTGATGTTCAGTACGATGAACCGCCAGAACTGGTAGAGGCGGCAGCGCATCAGTGCTTTCTGGAAAGAGGTGGGCCTCATATGGGTCGGTTCGGTTTGGTTATTCCGGGATGAACTGCCACAGGGGACGGCCTCGGAACTTGTGCATGAAGGTGGTCTCGACCATCTGCTTCAGCCAAGCTCCGCTGATACCGCGCTCCACCCTCGTCACGAACATGTCTCGCCCCTCGCGGTTGTCGTAGTGCTTCAGGTCGGGAACGACCGGATAGATGATCATGACGATGGCCGAGCCGTTCCAGAGCGACTTGCCGTTAGAGGCAATGCAGACGGTAAGCATCTCGGTCATCCGCTCCCGGTGGGTCATGCGGCCCTTCCGGATCATATCCATCACATTGAATGCAACAACCCTGCCGGTGACCCCGGAAATCATTCCGGTCCTTGGTGCGCCGGCAATGATTGCCGTGCCGTTTTTTGTTACGTGCGGTCTGGAGATGGGCCCGGGAGGGGCGAATGCGATGCCGGCGGAGAAGATGTTCCTGTAGAGCGGATGGTTATACTGTGCAGGCCAGGCGTGGGGAGTTTCGCGGAGTTCGTCATAGTCGAGACCGTAAATGCCGTCGGCCAGGACGAATCCTGCGGGGTTGCATACTTTGGAGGTGATGTTTGTGCCCTCTATGTCGAAGAATGGGAAGGTAACGCCCTTCGACTGGGGAATGAGCATCGCGAAATCATAGCCGGTCTCTCCGTAGTTTCCCTCGAAATCCTCCCAGAAGATGGTGTTCCGGTCAACCTCATGCACGCCCCTCCTTACGGCCTTTTCAATGCCAAACTCGTCCATCGCGTCCTCGATGAGATCACCCCCGCGGGCGATCCTCCCGCCTTTGGCCACCACGTTGATGCCGCCGACCCCGAAATCGCCGATCTCGGGTTCGTTGGTGAGGTAGAC encodes the following:
- a CDS encoding TorD/DmsD family molecular chaperone — translated: MNNAGDPRDPRQQALTYRFFSRSFAYPNEAFIKELKTSLEELKDAPDVFGEMLAAFACEGIEAMQGEYTRLFLNGYPTTPCVPYESVYREKRMLGDASIGVQAAYSEWEMTVAPGLIDHIATEFEFLAFLSSAESMGGTLAEDARKASETFMKEHLCRWMPRLAADLDKAATMEPYRLLARALQTIRCPA
- a CDS encoding NAD(P)/FAD-dependent oxidoreductase, which encodes MAKVVIIGAGFAGHTAAMYLGRGIGREHDITVVHKFDYFGFVPSWVWLGIDAVRPQNTVFKLQPIYDKFNVHFIQGSVESVHPDENHVFLQRAEGGVAERLDYDYLIIATGAHMNYEATPGLGPHKHTESICHFDTAIQARDRYLENVERMKQGERRRIVIGTGHPSAACQGAAFEYITNIHHDLTQRGLRSRADLVYLTNEPEIGDFGVGGINVVAKGGRIARGGDLIEDAMDEFGIEKAVRRGVHEVDRNTIFWEDFEGNYGETGYDFAMLIPQSKGVTFPFFDIEGTNITSKVCNPAGFVLADGIYGLDYDELRETPHAWPAQYNHPLYRNIFSAGIAFAPPGPISRPHVTKNGTAIIAGAPRTGMISGVTGRVVAFNVMDMIRKGRMTHRERMTEMLTVCIASNGKSLWNGSAIVMIIYPVVPDLKHYDNREGRDMFVTRVERGISGAWLKQMVETTFMHKFRGRPLWQFIPE